In Flavobacterium gelatinilyticum, a genomic segment contains:
- a CDS encoding ferritin, with protein MKDLLRTSTSLTEGVENILNLQAKLESDASNKYLAMAAWLDRNGYANTAGYLYKQAEEEREHFLKIFKFITDMGGIAITPSVPEVQQEFASFREVFEIALQNEIAVTQAINKVIAKCRAENDYATEDFMMWYVAEQREEEKNARRALELFELINGNEADGKFQLDVQISKIG; from the coding sequence ATGAAAGATTTACTAAGAACAAGCACGTCATTAACTGAAGGCGTAGAAAATATATTGAATTTACAGGCGAAATTAGAAAGTGATGCTTCTAACAAATATTTAGCTATGGCTGCATGGCTTGATAGAAATGGTTATGCAAATACAGCAGGATATTTGTATAAGCAGGCAGAAGAAGAAAGAGAGCATTTTCTAAAAATCTTCAAATTCATTACAGATATGGGAGGGATTGCTATTACGCCATCGGTTCCTGAAGTACAGCAGGAGTTTGCTTCTTTTAGAGAAGTATTCGAAATTGCTTTACAAAACGAAATTGCAGTTACTCAGGCAATCAATAAAGTAATCGCTAAATGTAGAGCTGAAAATGATTATGCTACAGAAGATTTTATGATGTGGTATGTAGCTGAGCAAAGAGAAGAAGAGAAAAATGCAAGAAGAGCATTAGAACTTTTCGAACTAATTAACGGAAACGAAGCTGACGGTAAATTCCAATTGGATGTTCAGATTTCAAAAATCGGATAA
- a CDS encoding aminopeptidase P family protein yields the protein MKYHQINSALFVKNRRKFMAEMKPNSVAVFNSNDIYPISADSTLPFAQHRDIFYLSGVDQEESVLLLFPDAPYESQREILFLRETNDHIAVWEGEKLTKERAFQVSGIRTVYWLQDFHKVLNEMMTYADTMYINTNEHYRASVETETREARFVKWWKERYPAHNVAKSNPILQRLRSVKESEEIDLIQHACDITEKGFRRLLGFVKPNVTEYEVEAELAHEFIRNRSKGFAYTPIIASGNNANVLHYIENNQQCKEGDLLLLDVAAEYANYSSDMTRTIPVSGRFTDRQKAVYNAVLRVKNEATKMLTPGTLWKQYHIEVGKIMTSELLGLGLLDKADVQNENPEWPAYKKYFMHGTSHHMGLDTHDYGLLHEPMKPNMVFTVEPGIYIPGEKFGIRLEDNVVVQEKGEPFNLMRNIPVEADEIETLMNE from the coding sequence ATGAAATATCATCAAATAAACAGCGCTCTTTTTGTAAAAAACCGCAGAAAATTCATGGCCGAAATGAAACCTAATTCGGTTGCCGTGTTCAATTCAAATGACATTTACCCAATTAGTGCCGACAGTACGCTGCCGTTTGCACAACACAGAGATATTTTTTATCTAAGTGGTGTAGATCAGGAAGAAAGTGTTTTGCTTTTATTTCCGGATGCGCCTTACGAAAGCCAGAGAGAAATTCTTTTTTTGAGAGAAACCAACGATCATATCGCGGTTTGGGAAGGTGAAAAACTGACTAAAGAACGTGCTTTTCAGGTTTCGGGAATCAGAACTGTTTATTGGTTACAGGATTTTCATAAAGTTTTGAACGAAATGATGACGTATGCCGATACGATGTACATTAATACCAACGAACATTACCGCGCATCTGTAGAAACAGAAACCCGCGAAGCTCGTTTTGTAAAATGGTGGAAAGAACGTTATCCGGCTCACAATGTTGCAAAAAGTAATCCAATCCTGCAAAGACTTCGTTCTGTAAAAGAAAGCGAAGAAATCGACCTTATTCAGCACGCCTGTGATATTACCGAGAAAGGTTTCCGCAGATTATTAGGATTCGTAAAACCAAATGTTACAGAATATGAAGTTGAAGCCGAACTGGCGCACGAATTTATTCGTAACCGTTCTAAAGGTTTTGCTTATACACCAATTATCGCTTCGGGAAACAATGCGAATGTTTTGCATTATATCGAAAACAATCAGCAATGTAAAGAAGGTGATTTATTATTACTTGACGTTGCTGCCGAATATGCCAATTATTCAAGCGACATGACAAGAACAATTCCGGTTTCGGGACGTTTTACAGATCGTCAAAAAGCGGTTTACAATGCTGTTTTAAGAGTTAAAAACGAAGCTACAAAAATGCTTACTCCGGGAACACTTTGGAAACAATACCATATTGAAGTGGGTAAAATCATGACTTCGGAATTACTTGGTTTAGGTTTATTAGACAAAGCCGATGTTCAGAACGAAAATCCGGAATGGCCGGCTTACAAAAAATATTTCATGCACGGAACTTCTCACCACATGGGACTTGACACGCACGATTACGGATTGCTTCACGAACCAATGAAACCAAACATGGTTTTTACGGTTGAGCCGGGAATTTATATTCCGGGAGAAAAATTCGGAATCCGTTTAGAAGACAACGTTGTGGTTCAGGAAAAAGGAGAACCTTTCAATTTAATGCGCAACATTCCGGTTGAAGCAGATGAAATTGAAACTTTGATGAATGAGTAA